The following coding sequences lie in one Arachis stenosperma cultivar V10309 chromosome 5, arast.V10309.gnm1.PFL2, whole genome shotgun sequence genomic window:
- the LOC130979181 gene encoding CRIB domain-containing protein RIC7-like → MGSAMKGIYKFFTQIFVVKEREVEMEMEIGQPTDVKHVAHIGWDGPSESGPSWMNEFKSAPDFSTSIGPRRDPNTTSIREPQEETQQTTGVANVAKKPRRKKVKSTSSPKSSPSSSTSKHSKPAKSKTKMQQQVQATD, encoded by the exons ATGGGAAGTGCGATGAAAGGGATTTACAAATTCTTTACCCAAATTTTTG TTGTGAAGGAGCGGGAGGTGGAAATGGAAATGGAAATTGGGCAACCAACAGATGTTAAGCATGTGGCTCACATTGGATGGGATGGTCCTTCTGAGAGTGGACCCAGTTGG ATGAATGAGTTTAAATCGGCACCTGATTTTTCAACGTCGATTGGTCCCCGAAGAGACCCCAATACTACGTCCATCCGAG AGCCTCAAGAAGAAACCCAACAAACAACAGGGGTTGCCAATGTTGCTAAGAAGCCAAGGCGGAAAAAGGTTAAGTCAACTTCTTCTCCCAAGTCATCgccttcttcttctacatccAAGCACTCAAAACCTGCAAAGTCAAAGACTAAAATGCAGCAGCAAGTTCAAGCCACTGATTGA
- the LOC130980567 gene encoding uncharacterized protein LOC130980567 yields MSLSDLKNSILEKLGVLGCKWVKKLFYKISMAVVSTGVQYETFAVKADEDIRVLFYCVRSFPEIRIHELFAKLEVGVDSSGASAPVPCPASAGGASSSMPAVRPYLPPVQSPSFAADLDQTEVVGSVPLEHAAVIEPPNVVGTGGGLVPYIEEFGGPDQVENAMRDDESDQEPVHIDGGSDENTGCDPHAQHRPSSSGSHQYPPHFSTLNLEALGQQEDSGNRVGTSSTEFEIGQSFQSKDEAVLSVKDYSIRRGVEYRVIESDHLKYHGKCKEFGKGCTWLIRVALRARKGTWEVRRYNGPHTCLATSISSDHRQLDYNVICARILPMVRADAAVTVKVLQQATEADYGFRPSYRKVWMAKQKAVAQIYGDWEESYAELPRWMLGIQVTMPGTITVLKTSPVHKRAL; encoded by the coding sequence ATGAGTTTGTCAGACTTGAAGAACAGCATCTTGGAGAAGCTTGGCGTGTTGGGTTGCAAGTGGGTGAAGAAACTATTCTACAAGATTTCCATGGCGGTTGTCTCGACCGGTGTTCAGTATGAAACCTTTGCGGTTAAGGCTGATGAAGATATTAGGGTTCTGTTCTACTGTGTAAGGAGTTTTCCGGAGATCAGAATCCATGAGTTGTTCGCGAAGTTGGAGGTTGGTGTCGATAGTTCTGGGGCATCCGCTCCAGTTCCTTGCCCAGCTTCCGCGGGTGGTGCATCTAGTTCGATGCCTGCGGTCAGACCGTATCTTCCGCCGGTTCAATCACCTTCTTTTGCGGCTGATTTAGACCAAACGGAGGTTGTTGGTTCTGTCCCTTTGGAGCATGCAGCAGTCATTGAGCCTCCCAACGTTGTGGGCACCGGTGGTGGCCTCGTGCCTTATATCGAAGAATTTGGTGGACCTGATCAAGTAGAGAATGCAATGCGTGACGATGAGTCTGACCAGGAGCCTGTTCATATCGATGGTGGCAGCGACGAAAACACAGGCTGCGATCCACATGCGCAGCATCGGCCTTCAAGTTCTGGTTCTCATCAATACCCTCCACACTTCTCCACACTAAACTTGGAAGCTCTTGGTCAACAGGAAGACAGTGGTAACAGAGTGGGTACATCTTCTACAGAATTTGAGATTGGGCAATCATTCCAGAGTAAAGATGAAGCTGTGCTCAGTGTGAAGGACTATAGCATCCGGCGAGGTGTTGAGTACAGAGTCATCGAATCGGATCACTTGAAGTATCATGGAAAATGCAAGGAATTCGGCAAGGGTTGTACTTGGTTGATTCGTGTAGCGCTTCGTGCACGAAAGGGAACTTGGGAGGTTAGGAGGTACAACGGGCCACACACGTGCCTCGCAACTTCTATTTCAAGTGATCACCGTCAGCTGGATTATAACGTTATATGTGCGAGGATTCTTCCTATGGTTAGGGCGGATGCTGCGGTTACGGTAAAGGTACTTCAACAAGCGACAGAAGCTGATTACGGATTCAGGCCTAGTTACAGGAAGGTGTGGATGGCTAAGCAGAAGGCAGTGGCACAAATATATGGAGATTGGGAAGAGTCTTACGCGGAGTTACCCCGTTGGATGCTAGGGATCCAGGTGACAATGCCGGGAACAATCACGGTGCTGAAGACGTCTCCTGTTCATAAACGTGCACTCTAG
- the LOC130980566 gene encoding COBRA-like protein 10, translating to MTISRFVLLLLLLLLLFVSFGSHLSEAQLLIQPGPKPEEVEAQGPNKTTTPPAAEGEAAFPPEADNCNGIFISYDLLGRRKEYPKLKNATAQPWAFNATATVLNTGTQVVKGWKLYVGFQHDEILVSASGAYLFEAADFPAYVGHGTYLVGAGLPDLQTAINTAQDLNQIQAVLNLAGTQFGVKPPAIPMPKTIKLVIDGYTCPQPTLKQSSMYACCKRDPKSKADTSNKKYQATQKGDLSIMYDVVQVYSNNYMAQVTMENRNPLGRLDRWNLTWEWTRGEFIYNIRGAFTREIDASDCVYGPAGEYYADMDFSKVMNCQKNPVISDLPPEKLGDNEIGNIPFCCRNGSILSPLMDKNQVKSVFMMQVFKIPPDLTKTSIYPPEKWKVSGVLNPDYKCSPPLKVEPSRSPDPRGIGATVIALASWQVVCNITTPTKRHNRCCVSFSAFYNDSAVPCNTCACGCPKPAGHCNPYARALLLPHEALLVPFYNRTRKSIAWAKLKHFPLPTKLPCPDNCGVSINWHILSDFKGGWTARITIFNWETFNFPDWFMALQFKNPSLSLQDVYSFNATFLPRLNHTIFMHGPPGLTYLVSLDNDTNPKVPGKQQSVISFSKKNTPHIKIAKGDGFPSRVYFNGEECSLPTQFPLRSANHHTPLVHLLNHILVLVLALTINSQILH from the exons ATGACAATTAGTAgatttgtattattattattgttgttgttgttgttgtttgtttccTTTGGATCTCATCTGAGTGAGGCTCAACTGCTTATTCAACCGGGACCTAAACCTGAAGAAGTTGAAGCTCAAGGTCCCAACAAGACTACTACACCGCCGGCTGCAGAGGGCGAAGCGGCTTTTCCTCCAGAAGCAGACAACTGCAACGGGATCTTCATCTCCTATGACCTGCTTGGCAGGAGGAAGGAGTACCCTAAACTGAAGAACGCCACAGCGCAGCCGTGGGCCTTCAATGCCACCGCAACGGTGCTCAACACGGGCACCCAAGTGGTCAAGGGTTGGAAGCTCTACGTTGGGTTCCAACACGATGAGATTCTCGTCTCTGCCTCGGGGGCATACCTCTTCGAAGCGGCTGATTTCCCTGCTTATGTGGGACATGGCACCTACTTGGTTGGAGCTGGTCTCCCTGATCTCCAAACCGCCATCAACACTGCCCAAGATTTGAACCAAATTCAAGCTGTGCTTAATCTTGCTGGCACCCAGTTCGGTGTTAAGCCCCCTGCCATTCCAATGCCTAAAACCATCAAATTGGTCATTGATGGATACACATGCCCCCAACCAACTCTAAAAC AGAGTTCCATGTATGCATGCTGCAAAAGAGATCCAAAATCGAAGGCTGATACGTCGAACAAGAAATACCAAGCAACGCAGAAAGGGGATCTTTCCATAATGTACGACGTTGTGCAAGTATACTCAAACAACTACATGGCTCAGGTGACGATGGAGAACCGCAACCCACTGGGGCGCCTAGACCGTTGGAACCTGACATGGGAATGGACGAGAGGTGAGTTCATATACAACATCAGAGGCGCCTTCACGCGCGAGATTGACGCCTCTGACTGCGTCTACGGCCCCGCCGGAGAATACTACGCAGACATGGACTTCTCCAAAGTAATGAACTGCCAAAAGAATCCGGTGATCAGCGACTTGCCCCCTGAAAAGTTGGGTGACAACGAAATAGGTAACATCCCTTTCTGCTGCAGAAATGGCTCAATCTTGTCCCCTCTGATGGACAAAAACCAAGTGAAGTCAGTTTTCATGATGCAAGTGTTCAAGATCCCACCCGATCTCACCAAGACTTCCATCTACCCTCCGGAGAAATGGAAAGTTTCGGGAGTCCTGAATCCCGATTACAAATGCAGCCCTCCGCTGAAAGTGGAACCTTCTAGATCCCCGGACCCCAGGGGGATCGGGGCGACGGTTATCGCCCTTGCAAGCTGGCAAGTCGTGTGCAACATCACAACGCCAACCAAGAGACACAACCGCTGCTGCGTCTCTTTCTCTGCATTCTACAATGATTCTGCTGTTCCCTGCAACACTTGCGCCTGCGGTTGTCCCAAACCAGCGGGCCATTGTAACCCTTACGCAAGGGCACTACTTCTCCCCCACGAGGCTCTTCTTGTGCCCTTCTACAACAGAACACGCAAGTCGATTGCGTGGGCCAAGTTGAAGCATTTTCCCTTGCCAACCAAGCTGCCCTGCCCCGACAACTGCGGCGTTAGCATCAACTGGCATATTCTTTCTGACTTCAAGGGTGGCTGGACAGCCAGGATCACTATCTTCAACTGGGAGACATTCAACTTCCCCGACTGGTTCATGGCGTTGCAGTTCAAGAACCCTTCTCTTAGTCTTCAGGATGTGTATTCCTTCAACGCCACCTTCCTCCCGCGGCTCAACCACACCATCTTCATGCACGGCCCACCAGGCTTAACCTATTTGGTATCTCTCGACAATGACACAAATCCCAAGGTGCCTGGTAAGCAACAGTCGGTTATTTCCTTTAGCAAGAAGAATACGCCCCATATCAAAATAGCCAAAGGCGATGGCTTCCCTTCTAGAGTTTATTTCAATGGAGAAGAGTGTTCCCTTCCTACCCAATTTCCTCTGCGTAGTGCAAATCACCATACTCCTCTTGTACATCTATTAAACCATATCTTAGTCTTAGTTTTAGCTCTTACAATCAACAGTCAAATATTGCATTAA
- the LOC130981099 gene encoding pectinesterase-like: MANQQQRPLLSNNNNKTPKFLSLLLTTVVVVVVGIGVLASSSLIANSYLSTKPSSDLCQHAVNRATCLAHVSEIAQGHILATTKDNYNLLQSFLVKSTSGIQEAMATANAVKIRLNATPRQEAALQVCADLMDLSISRVYDSVVALTKRTTLSLQDAHTWLSSVLTNHATCLDGLDGSARAIMEPQLSDLMSWARTSLAMFVAVLPTKAHRHQLLEEPLNREFPSWVTRTDRRLLESVAADIKANVVVAKDGSGKFKTVAEAVASAPDNGKTRYVIYVKKGTYKENVEISSKKKNVMLVGDGMDATIITGSLNFVDGTGTFQSATVAAVGDGFIGQDIWFQNTAGPEKHQAVALRVGADTSVINRCRIDAYQDTLYTHSNRQFYRDCVITGTIDFIFGNAAVVFQNCNLVARKPMSNQKNMVTAQGREDPNQNTGTSIQQCKITASSDLKPVVGSIKTYLGRPWKKYSRTVVMQSSIDGHIDPAGWSEWDDKTKDYLETLYYGEYMNSGAGAGTSKRVTWPGYHIITSAAEASKFTVAQLIQGDVWLQNTGVNFITGL; this comes from the exons ATGGCTAACCAGCAACAACGACCTCTTCtaagcaataataataataagactCCGAAATTCCTATCCCTTCTCCTCACTACTGTAGTTGTAGTTGTAGTTGGAATTGGTGTCCTTGCCTCATCATCCCTTATTGCGAATTCATATCTCAGCACCAAACCCAGTTCCGATCTCTGTCAACACGCCGTTAACAGAGCAACCTGCTTGGCCCATGTCTCCGAAATAGCTCAAGGTCACATCCTGGCAACCACAAAAGACAACTACAATCTTCTCCAATCCTTCCTTGTCAAGTCCACCTCAGGCATCCAAGAAGCCATGGCCACAGCCAACGCCGTCAAGATCCGCCTCAACGCCACTCCACGCCAGGAAGCAGCCTTGCAAGTCTGTGCAGACCTCATGGACTTGTCCATTTCCAGAGTCTATGACTCCGTGGTGGCTCTCACTAAGCGCACCACTCTTTCCCTGCAAGACGCGCACACGTGGCTGAGCAGCGTCCTCACTAACCATGCCACTTGCTTGGATGGCTTAGATGGCTCTGCTCGTGCCATTATGGAGCCTCAACTCTCGGACCTCATGTCCTGGGCAAGAACCTCTCTCGCCATGTTTGTTGCAGTCTTGCCAACAAAGGCCCATCGGCACCAACTCCTTGAGGAGCCACTCAACCGAGAGTTTCCCTCATGGGTCACACGCACCGATCGGAGGCTTTTGGAGTCTGTGGCTGCTGATATAAAGGCTAATGTTGTGGTGGCCAAGGATGGAAGCGGCAAGTTCAAGACGGTGGCGGAGGCTGTGGCTTCTGCACCTGATAACGGTAAAACAAGGTACGTAATATATGTGAAGAAGGGAACGTACAAAGAGAATGTTGAGATCagttcaaagaagaagaacgtcATGCTTGTTGGTGACGGTATGGATGCAACCATTATCACCGGCAGCTTGAACTTTGTCGATGGAACTGGCACCTTCCAATCCGCCACCGTCG CCGCCGTTGGAGATGGGTTTATAGGGCAAGACATTTGGTTTCAAAACACGGCAGGGCCAGAGAAGCACCAGGCAGTGGCACTCCGTGTGGGCGCCGACACCTCCGTGATCAACCGGTGCCGCATCGATGCCTACCAGGACACTCTGTACACCCACAGCAACAGGCAGTTCTACCGTGATTGCGTCATCACCGGCACTATCGACTTCATCTTTGGAAATGCTGCTGTTGTGTTCCAGAATTGCAACCTGGTGGCTCGAAAGCCCATGAGCAACCAAAAGAACATGGTGACGGCCCAAGGACGCGAAGACCCCAACCAAAACACAGGGACCTCCATTCAGCAGTGCAAAATAACAGCGAGTTCGGATCTGAAGCCCGTGGTGGGGTCCATCAAGACTTATCTGGGGCGGCCATGGAAGAAGTATTCAAGAACGGTTGTGATGCAATCTTCAATAGATGGGCATATTGACCCCGCAGGATGGTCTGAATGGGATGATAAGACTAAGGACTATTTGGAAACTCTGTATTATGGAGAGTACATGAACAGTGGTGCTGGTGCTGGCACCAGCAAGAGGGTTACGTGGCCTGGTTACCACATCATCACCAGTGCCGCAGAGGCTAGCAAGTTCACAGTGGCTCAGCTCATCCAAGGCGATGTTTGGTTGCAGAACACCGGTGTTAACTTCATTACAGGCCTCTAG